In the Cheilinus undulatus linkage group 19, ASM1832078v1, whole genome shotgun sequence genome, one interval contains:
- the LOC121527471 gene encoding mannose-specific lectin-like produces MSRNFLSKNDELRRGDYLMSNNGEYKAVFQEDGNFVIYGWKHVWDSETAGTDAIRLCMQADCNLVMYNKCDKPRWHTNSANSKCNMCRLQLTNDGKLILNTECDELWSSEKSRGMK; encoded by the exons ATGAGCAGGAACTTCTTGTCCAAAAATGACGAGCTCCGCAGGGGGGACTACCTGATGTCCAACAATGGGGAGTATAAGGCTGTTTTCCAG GAGGACGGTAACTTTGTCATCTATGGCTGGAAGCATGTGTGGGATTCAGAAACTGCAGGAACAGACGCTATCCGCCTGTGCATGCAGGCCGACTGTAACCTGGTCATGTACAACAAGTGTGACAAGCCAAGGTGGCACACAAACTCGGCCAATTCCAAATGCAACATGTGCCGTCTTCAGCTGACCAATGACGGGAAACTGATACTGAACACGGAATGTGATGAACTCTGGAGCTCTGAGAAGTCCAGAGGCATGAAGTGA